From Flavobacteriales bacterium, one genomic window encodes:
- a CDS encoding isoaspartyl peptidase/L-asparaginase: MKKTTFILVWIAAMFIAPLKAQETASNVVMVLHGGAGTILPEYMTPERQQKITADLKEALNASYAMWKKDGSSLDMVVAAIKILEDSPEFNAGRGAVFTHEGHNELDASIMSGKDLNAGAVAGVSTVKNPIEAARAVMESSPHVLLSREGAEAFAERQGLEMADSSWFYTEDRYKSLQRVLDEEKKNGAVETPVDAKMGTVGAVAVDREGNISAGTSTGGMTNKRWARIGDSPVIGAGTYADNRTCGVSCTGHGEYFIRVAAAHSVHARMMFNEQTVADATKAVIDELGSMNAPGGLIALDADGNAAMVFNTVGMYRAYITTDGTIEVRFYEMISEDR; encoded by the coding sequence ATGAAGAAAACCACCTTCATACTGGTATGGATCGCGGCGATGTTCATCGCGCCGTTGAAGGCGCAGGAAACAGCGAGCAACGTAGTGATGGTACTCCATGGAGGGGCTGGGACGATTTTGCCTGAGTACATGACTCCCGAAAGGCAGCAGAAGATCACGGCCGACCTCAAAGAAGCACTCAATGCCTCGTATGCAATGTGGAAAAAAGACGGCTCGAGTTTGGATATGGTCGTTGCAGCTATTAAAATACTAGAAGATTCTCCGGAGTTCAATGCCGGCCGCGGTGCGGTTTTTACCCATGAAGGGCACAATGAACTCGACGCCTCGATCATGTCGGGCAAGGATCTCAACGCCGGTGCCGTAGCGGGTGTTAGTACTGTAAAGAACCCCATTGAGGCCGCCCGTGCGGTGATGGAGTCGTCGCCTCATGTGTTGCTTTCGCGAGAGGGGGCTGAGGCGTTCGCTGAGCGGCAAGGCCTTGAAATGGCCGATTCGAGCTGGTTCTATACCGAAGACCGCTACAAATCCTTGCAGAGAGTGCTGGACGAGGAAAAGAAGAACGGTGCTGTGGAGACACCTGTCGATGCTAAAATGGGAACGGTAGGCGCCGTGGCGGTTGATCGGGAGGGCAATATCTCCGCCGGAACCAGCACGGGTGGAATGACGAATAAGCGGTGGGCGCGCATCGGCGACTCGCCTGTCATTGGCGCAGGCACCTATGCCGATAACCGCACGTGCGGAGTAAGCTGTACCGGTCATGGCGAGTACTTTATTCGCGTAGCAGCGGCCCACAGTGTGCATGCGCGGATGATGTTCAACGAGCAAACCGTGGCCGATGCGACAAAGGCCGTGATCGACGAGCTCGGGAGTATGAATGCCCCGGGCGGACTCATAGCCTTGGACGCCGACGGAAATGCGGCCATGGTGTTTAATACGGTCGGAATGTACCGCGCGTATATCACAACCGACGGAACAATCGAAGTTCGATTCTACGAAATGATAAGTGAAGACAGATGA